From Nitrospira sp. SG-bin1:
GAAGGCGAAGGCATCCGGGGCGCAACAAAGTAAGTCACTCGTGGTTCCTGAAGGTAGGAAAGATTCACTATGATTCCAGAGATCGGTCATTTCGCGTTGATTCTTGCACTGTGCGTCGCCGTGGTGCAGGGCATTCTCCCCATCTACGGTGCCGCCGTCGGGAACTCGGCGTTGATGGCTGTGGCGAAACCGGCGGCGCGAGGGCAGTTCTTCTTGGTGCTCACGGCGTTTTGCTGCCTCGGCTATGCCTTTGCCGACAAAGATTTCTCCGTGCTGTATGTGGCCGCGACGTCGAACTCCCAGCTGCCGCTGCATTATCGCTTGGCCGCGATTTGGGGGGCACATGAAGGATCACTCTTGTTGTGGACCTTCATCCTGACCATCTGGATGTTTGCCGTGACTCTCTTTTCCGCTCATCTTCCGGAAGCCACGCGTTCCCGCATTCTCGGCGTGATGGGCCTTGTCAGCGTCGGCTTTCTTCTGTTCATGTTGACGGTCTCGAATCCGTTTGAGCGGCTGATTCCCGCCGCTCCTGACGGGCGCGACCTCAATCCCCTGTTGCAAGACCCCGGGATGGTCATCCATCCTCCGATGCTCTATATGGGTTATGTCGGATTCTCGGTGGCCTTCGCCTTCGCGATCGCCGCCCTGTTGGGAGGCAACCTCGATGCGGCCTGGGCCCGCTGGTCCCGGCCATGGACCACCGTCGCCTGGTGTTTTTTGACGGTCGGCATCGCCATGGGAAGCGGGTGGGCTTACTACGAATTGGGGTGGGGCGGATGGTGGTTCTGGGATCCGGTCGAGAATGCGTCATTCATGCCCTGGCTGGCCGGCACGGCGTTGGTGCATTCACTGGCCGTGACCGACAAGCGAGGGGGCTTCAAGGTATGGACCGTCCTGCTCGCCATCATGGCCTTTTCGTTGAGCCTTTTAGGGACATTCCTCGTCCGCTCCGGTGTCTTGACCTCCGTGCATGCATTCGCCACGGATCCTAAGCGCGGTCTGTTCATCCTGGCTTTCTTAGCCATCGTCATCGGTGGGTCGCTGGCCTTGTACGCCTGGCGGGCGCCGCGTGTCGGCTTGGGCGGCAGTTTCGCCATGGTGTCGCGAGAAGGCCTGTTGCTGGCGAACAACGTGTTGCTGGTTGCGGCGATGGGGTCGGTATTGCTGGGTACGTTATACCCCTTGTTTCTGGATGCGTTGGATCTCGGGAAAATTTCGGTAGGACCTCCGTATTTTGATTCGGTCTTCGTTCCCTTGATGGCACCGGCCCTCTTCCTGATGGGAATCGGACCGCTTGCGAAATGGAAGAAAGCCGACTTGCCCGATCTTGCCAAGCGGCTGAAGTGGGCGTTCGGAGTGAGCGTGGCCACGGCGGTTGCGCTCCCGTTTATCATGGGTCAGTGGACTCCGCTGCTCAGCCTCGGGTTGCTGTTGGCCATCTGGATCGTGACAACGGCGGTGGTGACGTTGCGTGAACGGCTGGCTCATACCGCCGGCAGCGGACTGGGCCCTCAACTGGCCGGGATCTCTCGGTCGTACTGGGGGATGCTCGTGGCGCACGTCGGGGTGGCGGTCTTCATCGTCGGCGTCACGATGGTGAAGGGATTCGAGACCGAGAAAGACGTGCGGATGAACGTGGGCGAGACGGCGACGATCGGCGACTATACGTTCCGATTCGACGGGGCGCAGGATGTCGTTGGCCCCAATTATACCGCGGCCCGTGGAACCTTCTCGGTGAGTCGCGACGGTCGAGAAACGACGGTCCTCTACCCGGAGAAGCGACGGTATGCCGTTCAGAATCAGGTCATGACGGAAGCGGCAATCGATCCCGGATTGTTGCGCGATCTCTATGTGTCGCTCGGAGAACCGCTCGATGATGGAGCGTGGAGTGTGCGGCTCTATCATAAGCCGTTCGTGGATTGGATTTGGGGTGGATGCTTTATCATGGCGATGGGTGGCGCGCTCGCCATCAGCGATCGCCGGTATCGAATCGCATGGCGTCGGCAAGAGCCGGCCGTGCCTGCGTCGACCAGAGCGGCTAGGCGAAAAGTGGCATGAACCGGTTCCTCCTGCCGCTGTCCATTTTTATCGTGGTCGTGGTTTTTCTCGGGATCGGGCTCAGACTCAATCCTCGGGAAATTCCCTCTCCACTCGTCGGGAAAGCCGCGCCTGACTTTTCCCAGCCGCAGCTCTACGATCAGACCAAGCTGTTTTCGCCGGCCGATCTCAAGGGAAAAGTGTGGTTGCTGAATTTTTGGGCCTCGTGGTGTAGCGGGTGTAAGACGGAACATCCGGTACTCATGGAGCTGGCCAAATCCGGGGAAGTGCCGATCTACGGGATGGACTATAAAGACCAACGGGACGAGGCGATGAACTGGTTGAGCCGGTGGGGCAATCCCTACCCGGTGGTCGGAGTCGATGACGCCGGCAGGGTCGGTATCAACTACGGAGTCTATGGGGTTCCGGAAACCTACGTCATCGATAAGCAGGGCTTGATCCGTTATAAACAGATCGGGCCGCTGGATCCCGACACGGTCGCCAAGAAGATTATTCCCCTTGTGAAGGAACTTGAATCACAATGAACTGGTTGATCCTCAGCATGCTGCTGCTGTCCGGACAAGCGTGGGGCGGAGAAGCCAGGCCGCTGGCCGATGACCCGGCTGTCGAGGCACGGCTCAAGCATCTCGCCGTCGAGCTGCGATGTCTGGTCTGCCAGAATCAAACATTGGCCGATTCCAACGCCCCGTTGGCGGAAGACCTGCGCCGGGAAGTTCGGGACATGATCGCGAAGGATATGAGCGACGCCGAGATCATCGAATTCCTTACGGCGCGTTACGGAGATTTCGTGCTGTATCGGCCGCCGCTCAAGGCCACCACCACATTGCTGTGGATCGGTCCGTTCGTCCTCTTGACCATCGGAGCCACGGTGCTGGTGATCACGTTGCGGCGGCGAGCGAACAAGGTGGTCGCCGCACCGGTGACGGAAGAAGAACATCGACGAGTTGAACAATTATTGGCGGAAGGAGGCAAGCGATCATGACCGTGACATTTTGGGTGATTGTGTCCGCCATGACCCTGTCCATCCTTGGATTGTTGCTGCGACCGTTATTGAAACGTCCCGTGCAGACGGCAAACGAACGAGACAAAACGCTGCCGGTGTATCGGCAACAATTTTCCGAGCTGGAGCAAGATCGAGCCGATGGATTGTTGACGGATGAGCAGTACCAAACGGCGCGAACTGAGCTGGAACGTCGTGTGTTGGACGAGACGGGTGCAGCCGACGTCCATCCGGCTGCTCCGGAAGGATTCGTGAATCTCCGAGTCGTGGCGCTCTCCCTGGCGTTGATTATTCCGGCTTCCAGCGGCGTGCTCTATTGGACGTTGGGAAATCCTGCCGCGATGACGCATCCCGCGGTATCGGCTGCTTCCCCAGGTGGATCCGGCGATGATGTTCAGGTGGCGGACAGTTTGAACACCTTGATCGAGCAGTTGCGCAAGAAGCTCGAGCAGAATCCCAATGATCCAGTCGGGTGGGGGCTCTTGGCCAGGTCCTATATGGCGATGGAGCGGTATGCGGATGCGGTGCCGATTTTCGAGAGGGCCACGAAGCTTGATCCGAATAACGCGAGTTTGCTGGCCGACTATGCGGACGCGCTGGGTGTGCACCAAGGGCGCAAGCTGGAAGGAAGACCGGAGACCTTGATTCAAAAAGCCCTCAAGCTCGATCCGCATAATGTGAAAGCGCTGATGCTGTCAGGCACGATCGCTTACAACCGAAAAGATTTCGCGCGCGCGGCTAAGGAATGGGAAGAAGCTCACACCTATCTTCCTGCCGACGATCAGGAGTCCTCCGATCAACTCAAGGCCAGTATCGCTGAAGCCAAACGGCGCCTAGGCGGCGGTCCCAGCATGAATATGTTGGTCGCGAATCCGCCGATGGAAGAAGCCAAGCCGGCCAAACCGACGGCCCGACCCGGACAGTCTCGGGCGATCACGGGCAAAGTGGTGTTGGGGCCGAGTCTGGCCAACAAAGCATCGCTCCCGGATACCTTGTTCGTATTTGCAAAGGACGTCGCCGGTCCTCCGATGCCGGTGTCCATCGTGCGGGCATCGAAAAAAGATTTGCCCTTCACGTTTCGACTCGATGATTCAACCAGCCCTATGCCGTCGAGGAAATTGTCGGACATCGACACGGTGGTTATCGTTGCACGCCTGTCAAAATCCGGAAAGGCGATGCCTGAAAGCGGGGACTTGGAAGGCATGAGTCAGCCGATTAAACCAGGGACGGAAAATATCACTGTCGTCATCGATCGGGAACGACCCTAGATGTGATGAAATTCTTGCAATGGAATTCTTTTGTTCTCCGAATAATTGCGCGAGGTTCCAATGGTCAAGATCCATGTAAAATTGCTTGACACTCGCATAGGGCTAAGCTATATTTCGCCGCCATTCTTTTTAGAGAACTTGCTCAAATGAATCAGTATAAAAACAGAAGTGAGTCGAACGAACCTTTTATGAAAGCCAATGCGCACCGTCCATCAACGGAAGGAGTCAAACTGTGATGGTAAAGAACATGGTGAAGTATGCCCTGGTGGTCTGTGGCGTGTTCGCCGCCGCCCAGGCCCAGGCGAATTTCCCCACCGTGCCGAAGGAAACCTACGAGGCCCTGAAGATCGATCGATCCGCCTCGCCGAAGGAACTGTACGAAGCGCTCGTCAAGCGGTACATGGACCCCAACCAGAATGGGCAAGGGAAGGGGAAGTACGGGGACTATTGGCAGCCCGTTTCCTTCAGCAAGTATTTCGACCCCCACACCTTTTATAAGCCCCCGCAGGCGGTGAAGGAAGTCGCCAGCCGGGAGCAGTGCGTGAAGTGTCACACAGATGAATCGCCGGGCTGGGTGGCCGCGTGGAAAAAGAGCACCCATGCCAACCTGGACAAGATCCGCAAACTGACCCCGAAGGACGACACCTTCTACAAAAAGGCCAAACTGGAAGCCATCGAAGAGAATCTCCGGTCGATGGGCAAGTTGGGCAAGGGCGAGAAGCTGAAAGAAGTGGGCTGTATCGATTGCCACTTCGATATCAATACCAAGAACAAGGCCGATCACCGGAAGGACATCAAGCTCGCCACCGCGGATACCTGCGGCACCTGTCACTTGCAGGAATTTGCGGAGCGGGAATCCGAGCGCGACTCCATTACCTGGCCGAAGGATCAGTGGCCCAAGGGCCGGCCGTCCCATGCCTTGGACTACCGCGCCAACGTCGAAGTGGAAGTCTATGCCGGCATGCCGCAGCGGGAGATCGCCGACGGCTGCACGGGCTGTCACATCAATCAGAACAAGTGCGATACGTGCCACGCGCGGCATGAATTCTCCGTGGCGGAATCCCGCAAGCCCGAAGTCTGCGCCCAGTGCCATAGCGGAGCGGACCACAACAACTGGGAAGCGTACAATCTCTCCAAGCACGGGCTGAAGTATCAGCGCGACAAAGATCACTGGAACTTCAACATTCCCATCAAGGAAGCCATGGCCAAGGGTGCGGAAACCGCCCCGACCTGCCAATACTGCCACATGGAGTATCAAGGCAAGATCGCGCACAACGTCGTGCGGAAGGTGCGGTGGGCCAACTATCCCTTCGTGCCCGGCATTCGTGAGAACATCAAGACCGACTGGGCCGAGAAGCGGAACGATGCCTGGGTGAAGACCTGTACCAATTGTCACTCGGAAACCTATGCCCGAGCCTGGATGGAGTTCATGGATAACGGGACCTTCTCGGGTTTGGACAAGTATGACGAAGCCCATCATGTCGTCGAGGAACAGTATAAGAGCGGGTTGTTGACCGGGCAGAAGACCAACCGCCCGGCCCCTCCGGCTCCTGAAACCGATGGATTTGAAAAGTTTTTCCAGATCTATTGGTCGAAGGGGAATAACCCGGCGGCCAATGAGTTGAAATTGTTTGAAATGGCCGAAGATCACCTGGTGCAATTGCATGTCAGCTTGGCCCACCAATATTGGGGCTACACCTATACGGTGGGTTGGGCGGCGATGAACCGGGCTTATGTGGAAATCATGGACGATGACACCCGGCTGAAAGAAAAGTTGGATCTGCAAGCGCGGGTGGCCAAGCTCGAGGGCCAGATGAAGCATAGTGGGCTGGATCTGGACAGCGACAGCGGCAAGTTGTCGCTCGGCGGGATCGGCGGCGGCATGATGCTGGCCGGGACCCTGGCTCTCGCCGGTTGGCGGCGGCACAAGAAGTAGCAGTGAACGGGACGTCGTCACTGAGTGACTCGGTGTCACGTCCGTCCGGGCTGAAGATCCTCCCGTCACTGGGATTCCTCCTGGTGACGGGAGGTCTTTTTTTGCTCGGATGGTTTGCCTACCTTTGGTTTAAGCCGGCCCCTGCTCCCTACAGCTATCACTTGGTTGATGAAGGTAGCGTGAATAAGTTTGGGAGCCTCGGACTGCAGGACTGGCCGGAGTTACAAATCAGTAAATACGAAGTGCGAGTTCAGTCAGTAGATAAGCCGATTGCCATTGCTTATCGAGCCGGTAAAAAAGACGGTACGTCTGTCCTTTTAAACTGGGAAAATCTCGTTTCAGAACCGGTGGGATCGATGGGGAATGATCTGTCGGAACTTACCACGATTGCGACAGATATTACGAAACATGTACCGAAAGAGGCGGTGATCCTAGCCTGGTGGGACACCTCTCGACAACTCGGTCTTTTATCAGACCGGGATACCTTGTTTACGTCTCATCTGGGGAAGCCGCTCATTGCCCCCTCTTATTGGAAAGATCGTGCGAGTGTTATCGAGGAGTATGAACGTCAATTTTGGGGAACAGCCCGCTCCTCGGACGAAGATCTCAAATTCCAACGGTTTGTCGATGCATTGTCTTCGGATGCGAATAAAGGGGTTGCCATGCTTCGCGAACTGGTAGGCTCGCGAGACGCCTATATCGTGGTCCACCCCGCGGATCTCTACAAACTTGGGTTGATGCGGCCTGATCGAATGGACATTGCATTTAAAGACTTCCCATTAACCGGTAACGTCCATGGGCTTGCCGGACAGGTCAAGGCGTGGATGAAGGAGAATGGATACAATACCTATACGTTGCAATCCATTTCGGAAAAGGTCGTGCGTGCTTATTTTTTGAATGAAGGTAAAGACGGAAAAACTCTATTGGCTCATATGCT
This genomic window contains:
- a CDS encoding c-type cytochrome biogenesis protein CcmF — its product is MIPEIGHFALILALCVAVVQGILPIYGAAVGNSALMAVAKPAARGQFFLVLTAFCCLGYAFADKDFSVLYVAATSNSQLPLHYRLAAIWGAHEGSLLLWTFILTIWMFAVTLFSAHLPEATRSRILGVMGLVSVGFLLFMLTVSNPFERLIPAAPDGRDLNPLLQDPGMVIHPPMLYMGYVGFSVAFAFAIAALLGGNLDAAWARWSRPWTTVAWCFLTVGIAMGSGWAYYELGWGGWWFWDPVENASFMPWLAGTALVHSLAVTDKRGGFKVWTVLLAIMAFSLSLLGTFLVRSGVLTSVHAFATDPKRGLFILAFLAIVIGGSLALYAWRAPRVGLGGSFAMVSREGLLLANNVLLVAAMGSVLLGTLYPLFLDALDLGKISVGPPYFDSVFVPLMAPALFLMGIGPLAKWKKADLPDLAKRLKWAFGVSVATAVALPFIMGQWTPLLSLGLLLAIWIVTTAVVTLRERLAHTAGSGLGPQLAGISRSYWGMLVAHVGVAVFIVGVTMVKGFETEKDVRMNVGETATIGDYTFRFDGAQDVVGPNYTAARGTFSVSRDGRETTVLYPEKRRYAVQNQVMTEAAIDPGLLRDLYVSLGEPLDDGAWSVRLYHKPFVDWIWGGCFIMAMGGALAISDRRYRIAWRRQEPAVPASTRAARRKVA
- a CDS encoding thiol:disulfide interchange protein; this encodes MNRFLLPLSIFIVVVVFLGIGLRLNPREIPSPLVGKAAPDFSQPQLYDQTKLFSPADLKGKVWLLNFWASWCSGCKTEHPVLMELAKSGEVPIYGMDYKDQRDEAMNWLSRWGNPYPVVGVDDAGRVGINYGVYGVPETYVIDKQGLIRYKQIGPLDPDTVAKKIIPLVKELESQ
- a CDS encoding cytochrome C biogenesis protein; translated protein: MNWLILSMLLLSGQAWGGEARPLADDPAVEARLKHLAVELRCLVCQNQTLADSNAPLAEDLRREVRDMIAKDMSDAEIIEFLTARYGDFVLYRPPLKATTTLLWIGPFVLLTIGATVLVITLRRRANKVVAAPVTEEEHRRVEQLLAEGGKRS
- a CDS encoding hydroxylamine reductase, whose protein sequence is MVKNMVKYALVVCGVFAAAQAQANFPTVPKETYEALKIDRSASPKELYEALVKRYMDPNQNGQGKGKYGDYWQPVSFSKYFDPHTFYKPPQAVKEVASREQCVKCHTDESPGWVAAWKKSTHANLDKIRKLTPKDDTFYKKAKLEAIEENLRSMGKLGKGEKLKEVGCIDCHFDINTKNKADHRKDIKLATADTCGTCHLQEFAERESERDSITWPKDQWPKGRPSHALDYRANVEVEVYAGMPQREIADGCTGCHINQNKCDTCHARHEFSVAESRKPEVCAQCHSGADHNNWEAYNLSKHGLKYQRDKDHWNFNIPIKEAMAKGAETAPTCQYCHMEYQGKIAHNVVRKVRWANYPFVPGIRENIKTDWAEKRNDAWVKTCTNCHSETYARAWMEFMDNGTFSGLDKYDEAHHVVEEQYKSGLLTGQKTNRPAPPAPETDGFEKFFQIYWSKGNNPAANELKLFEMAEDHLVQLHVSLAHQYWGYTYTVGWAAMNRAYVEIMDDDTRLKEKLDLQARVAKLEGQMKHSGLDLDSDSGKLSLGGIGGGMMLAGTLALAGWRRHKK
- a CDS encoding hydroxylamine oxidation protein HaoB, whose amino-acid sequence is MNGTSSLSDSVSRPSGLKILPSLGFLLVTGGLFLLGWFAYLWFKPAPAPYSYHLVDEGSVNKFGSLGLQDWPELQISKYEVRVQSVDKPIAIAYRAGKKDGTSVLLNWENLVSEPVGSMGNDLSELTTIATDITKHVPKEAVILAWWDTSRQLGLLSDRDTLFTSHLGKPLIAPSYWKDRASVIEEYERQFWGTARSSDEDLKFQRFVDALSSDANKGVAMLRELVGSRDAYIVVHPADLYKLGLMRPDRMDIAFKDFPLTGNVHGLAGQVKAWMKENGYNTYTLQSISEKVVRAYFLNEGKDGKTLLAHMLPNMNSTPIDFQALQLVHKHGGYWVYKIPAD